One genomic region from Spirulina subsalsa PCC 9445 encodes:
- a CDS encoding YheT family hydrolase, with amino-acid sequence MIKSNYQVPWYLRQGLVHTLWASKRYGKRWEEQGEQAAWLRRFPPMIWREKVFTGADDVPLWGVWSCPPRAKGTLIITYGITGTVEQAWYAQTLARKAYEQGWAVLLYDWRFHGKTAELSGVPCSDGWREGWDQVRLAEQLVELGCPPFVGLVGFSLGGQLALWGLKAAEWEKSRLIGFGAVLCPALESNRSLTWLQTTWVGRRIERVLTEELRAFVAQQCGFHGRGGASLPEHLSPDVVNRIDSIMGFDREIVINYYGFPSVRDYYEQTSGLYLLDQIRQPYLVIYAADDPMFEPDLVPEIEARMAGHPDGTLLLTTHGGHLGHLTDPTPQEDEFWGLNRLLEFSQHQWEQQVGQRGLLHQLTVNS; translated from the coding sequence ATGATTAAATCGAATTATCAAGTGCCTTGGTATTTACGGCAGGGATTAGTCCATACGCTTTGGGCGAGTAAGCGCTATGGGAAACGCTGGGAAGAACAGGGGGAACAGGCAGCTTGGTTGCGGCGGTTTCCGCCCATGATTTGGCGAGAGAAGGTGTTTACGGGGGCGGATGATGTGCCGTTGTGGGGGGTGTGGAGTTGTCCCCCTCGGGCAAAGGGGACGCTGATTATCACCTATGGAATCACGGGGACGGTAGAACAGGCTTGGTATGCTCAGACCTTGGCACGCAAGGCCTATGAACAGGGGTGGGCAGTCTTGCTCTATGATTGGCGGTTTCATGGCAAGACGGCGGAACTGTCTGGGGTGCCTTGTTCCGATGGTTGGCGGGAAGGTTGGGATCAGGTGCGACTGGCGGAACAGTTGGTAGAGTTGGGTTGTCCTCCTTTTGTGGGTTTGGTGGGGTTTTCTTTGGGGGGACAGTTGGCGTTGTGGGGGTTAAAGGCGGCGGAGTGGGAAAAAAGCCGTTTGATTGGTTTTGGGGCGGTTTTATGTCCGGCGTTGGAGTCGAATCGTTCTCTGACTTGGCTGCAAACAACGTGGGTAGGACGGCGGATTGAGCGGGTTTTAACGGAGGAGTTAAGGGCTTTTGTCGCTCAACAGTGTGGGTTTCATGGTCGAGGGGGCGCTTCCTTACCGGAACACCTGTCGCCGGACGTTGTGAACCGGATTGATTCCATCATGGGCTTTGATCGGGAAATTGTTATTAATTATTACGGGTTTCCCTCGGTGAGGGATTACTATGAACAAACAAGTGGTTTGTATTTGCTCGATCAAATTCGACAACCGTATTTAGTGATTTATGCGGCGGATGATCCAATGTTTGAGCCGGATTTAGTGCCGGAGATAGAAGCGCGCATGGCGGGGCATCCAGACGGGACATTGTTACTCACAACTCACGGGGGTCATCTGGGTCATTTGACTGATCCTACCCCCCAAGAGGACGAGTTTTGGGGTTTGAATCGCTTGTTAGAATTCTCTCAACACCAATGGGAGCAGCAAGTGGGACAACGAGGACTACTCCATCAGTTAACTGTGAACAGTTAA
- a CDS encoding glycosyltransferase family 4 protein, giving the protein MMVYHSAKKLKISIIVSDISTSGAGRWGGAVRTFLLAQALEKLGHEVEILGFVFGDNFPDTSSLPFQIKAIKGKNYPNFLQSARQLMGEITGDILYALRPKVTSFGVALWSKKIRKKPLILDIDDWELGWQGGDKFKYPENFRQLARDIIKPDGALRFPDHRVYLKWMEKTVSSADLITVHTEFLKSRFGGIYIPNGKDTDLFNPENYDVEKSRVKYNLQNYRILMFPGAPRPYKGVEDVLMALDQLNQEDLRLVIVGGSPYDDYEQKLQKKWGKWLINLPQFPAVEMPEIVAAAHIVVVPQRDTPVTQAQFPLKLTDGMSMAKPILATRVGDIPKLLSDTGFLVDPESPEQIADKIQWIFDHYDQAILAGSRARERCVDHYSVNCMATILEDVIKQLGY; this is encoded by the coding sequence ATGATGGTTTACCATTCTGCAAAAAAGTTAAAGATTTCTATTATTGTGAGTGACATTTCCACCAGTGGAGCCGGAAGATGGGGAGGAGCAGTCCGCACCTTTTTACTAGCTCAAGCCCTAGAAAAACTAGGACATGAAGTAGAAATTTTAGGATTCGTTTTTGGCGATAACTTTCCAGATACTTCTTCATTGCCCTTTCAGATTAAAGCCATAAAGGGCAAAAATTACCCTAACTTCCTGCAATCAGCCCGCCAATTAATGGGAGAGATTACTGGAGATATTCTCTATGCACTACGGCCAAAAGTAACAAGTTTTGGCGTAGCATTATGGAGTAAAAAAATCAGAAAGAAACCCCTTATTTTAGATATTGATGATTGGGAGTTAGGATGGCAGGGAGGAGATAAATTCAAGTATCCAGAAAATTTTAGACAACTCGCTAGAGATATTATTAAGCCCGATGGAGCATTGCGTTTTCCCGATCATCGTGTTTATTTAAAGTGGATGGAAAAAACGGTATCTTCTGCTGATCTAATTACTGTTCATACGGAATTTCTTAAATCCCGTTTTGGGGGGATTTATATTCCTAATGGTAAAGATACAGACTTATTTAATCCAGAAAACTATGATGTAGAAAAAAGTCGAGTTAAATATAATTTACAAAATTATCGTATTTTAATGTTCCCGGGAGCGCCTCGTCCCTATAAAGGGGTAGAAGATGTTCTGATGGCACTTGATCAATTAAATCAAGAAGATTTAAGGCTGGTAATTGTTGGAGGGAGTCCCTACGATGACTATGAGCAGAAATTACAAAAAAAATGGGGAAAATGGTTAATCAATCTCCCCCAATTTCCAGCAGTAGAAATGCCGGAAATTGTAGCGGCTGCTCATATTGTTGTCGTACCTCAACGGGATACCCCTGTCACTCAAGCTCAATTCCCTTTAAAACTGACGGATGGGATGTCAATGGCAAAACCTATTCTAGCTACACGAGTGGGCGATATTCCAAAATTATTATCAGATACCGGGTTTTTAGTTGATCCTGAATCTCCAGAACAAATCGCTGATAAAATTCAGTGGATTTTTGACCATTATGATCAAGCCATCTTAGCGGGAAGTCGTGCTAGGGAAAGATGCGTTGACCATTATAGCGTTAACTGTATGGCAACGATTCTAGAAGATGTGATCAAACAACTCGGTTACTGA
- a CDS encoding ABC transporter ATP-binding protein, whose amino-acid sequence MNPNQLLLKFALQYPILMVLTIVLGFSGAIFNGISTALIVPLLLGFLGQDTGLLQRGPAALQQLMLFFERFPGDFKFIAMIFSVFLAILLKNVALYLTTIVSSYLNRSLITNMRLQGVRLLLEIDLDYFSKTKLGDIVNYINQEVTRAISSIKIAIEMLTVAITILVFAAILVSLSWQLTLISTVLLALVALSNQYLIMSAKKYGKILSDRSAQYTRKLLEILSGIRLIKTVSTEEAEYNIIKGLIKEREEAELKSQATFAAISPLNECLGILTILAIVVVGRYLFSEQLEALSTILLIYLVTLFRLIPFIGQLNNNRSRFANAAPSAEIIAHFLNRDNKPIMGNGEHPYSPIKEGIRFENVSFAYPGSNDRVLNDINLWVPKGKTVALVGSSGAGKSTLVDLVPRYYDPIEGRITLDGIDLKDFNMYDLRRSMGVVSQDTFLFNNTIAYNISYGKEDATKEEIIMAAKRANAYDFIMELSNGFDTDIGDRGVMLSGGQRQRIAIARALLRDPDILILDEATSALDTVSERLVQEAIDELCRDRTTLVIAHRLSTVQQAYKIAVMEKGRVVEFGNHEELLAMNGQYANLHAMQFGKKKAKKVVLPTNAALIRASIRASHELRTRLSYEVRTSLNAMLGSLQLATDDLVDTPEEKQELIEESYAAALGLLKTLSYFEEHGAKSIE is encoded by the coding sequence ATGAATCCCAATCAACTTTTACTAAAATTTGCTCTCCAGTACCCAATCTTAATGGTTTTGACCATTGTCTTAGGTTTTTCTGGAGCAATTTTTAATGGTATTAGTACAGCCTTAATTGTCCCCTTACTCCTAGGATTCTTGGGGCAAGATACAGGCCTCTTACAACGGGGTCCCGCTGCCCTTCAGCAACTGATGTTATTTTTTGAAAGATTTCCGGGCGATTTTAAATTCATTGCCATGATTTTCTCAGTCTTCTTGGCAATTTTACTAAAAAATGTAGCCCTTTATTTAACGACTATTGTCAGTTCATATTTAAATCGCTCCTTAATTACTAATATGCGCCTTCAGGGGGTGAGACTTTTACTAGAAATTGACTTAGATTACTTCAGTAAAACTAAGTTGGGTGATATTGTCAACTATATTAATCAGGAAGTAACCCGAGCAATTAGTTCAATTAAGATTGCTATTGAAATGCTAACGGTTGCCATCACAATTTTAGTTTTTGCGGCTATTTTAGTTTCTTTATCTTGGCAATTAACCTTAATTTCTACTGTATTACTCGCTCTGGTTGCACTGAGTAATCAATACTTAATCATGAGTGCTAAAAAATATGGTAAAATTTTATCAGATCGATCCGCTCAATATACTCGAAAACTACTTGAAATTTTATCTGGTATTCGTTTAATTAAAACCGTTAGTACGGAAGAAGCAGAATATAATATAATTAAGGGACTGATTAAAGAACGAGAGGAAGCGGAATTAAAATCTCAAGCTACTTTCGCCGCCATTTCTCCCTTGAATGAGTGCTTAGGGATTTTGACTATTTTGGCTATTGTTGTGGTCGGTCGCTATTTGTTTTCAGAACAACTAGAAGCTCTTTCTACTATTCTGTTAATTTATCTAGTCACCCTATTTCGTCTGATTCCTTTTATTGGTCAGTTAAACAATAACCGTAGTCGTTTTGCTAATGCCGCTCCAAGTGCTGAAATTATTGCCCATTTCCTGAATCGAGACAACAAGCCCATCATGGGTAATGGAGAACATCCTTACAGCCCAATTAAAGAGGGGATTCGCTTTGAGAATGTTAGTTTTGCCTATCCCGGTAGTAATGACAGGGTTCTTAATGACATTAACTTATGGGTGCCGAAGGGGAAAACGGTGGCATTGGTGGGGTCTTCTGGAGCGGGAAAATCAACCTTAGTGGATTTAGTGCCACGATATTATGACCCGATTGAAGGTCGGATTACTTTGGATGGTATTGATCTGAAAGATTTTAATATGTACGACCTGAGACGCTCTATGGGTGTGGTGAGTCAGGATACGTTTTTGTTTAATAACACGATTGCTTACAATATCTCCTATGGCAAGGAAGATGCTACGAAAGAGGAAATCATCATGGCGGCTAAACGAGCTAATGCCTATGATTTTATTATGGAATTATCCAATGGGTTTGATACGGATATTGGCGATCGCGGCGTAATGCTTTCTGGGGGACAACGACAACGGATTGCCATTGCTCGCGCCCTGTTACGAGATCCCGATATTCTGATTTTAGATGAAGCCACCAGCGCCTTGGATACGGTATCGGAACGGCTCGTACAGGAAGCCATTGATGAATTATGCCGCGATCGCACCACTCTTGTGATTGCCCACCGTCTCTCCACCGTCCAGCAAGCTTATAAAATTGCTGTGATGGAAAAAGGCCGGGTCGTGGAATTTGGCAATCATGAAGAACTCTTAGCCATGAATGGACAATATGCCAATCTTCACGCCATGCAGTTTGGCAAGAAAAAAGCCAAAAAAGTGGTTCTTCCCACCAATGCGGCTTTAATTCGGGCTTCTATCCGCGCCTCCCACGAACTCCGCACCCGTCTTTCCTACGAAGTGCGCACCAGTCTCAATGCTATGTTAGGCAGCCTACAACTAGCCACCGATGACCTTGTAGACACTCCAGAAGAGAAACAAGAATTGATTGAAGAATCCTACGCGGCCGCCCTTGGACTGCTCAAAACCCTCTCTTACTTTGAGGAACATGGTGCAAAATCAATTGAGTGA
- a CDS encoding quinone-dependent dihydroorotate dehydrogenase, with protein MDLYTTTLRPLIFSLLKLDPEWAHHTAVSSLDWITCHAQTPATQALLAYLENTCVVTDPRLEQKLWNLTFPNPLGLAAGFDKDGIAAPIWDKFGFGYAELGTVTLHPQPGNPRPRLFRLMADEAILNRMGFNNLGSAALQQRLATWGKNPRIPLGINLGKSKITPLAEAAQDYLGSFQQLQDWGDYFVVNVSSPNTPGLRSLQDSEQLGFILEVLQEKNQGQKPILVKIAPDLDWEAIASVLEIAQTYQMAGIIATNTTIQRDNLKTQVLAATGNPVTEEAGGISGKPLTQRSTEVIRFIWRETGGNLPIIGVGGIFDGEDAWEKIIAGASLIQIYTGMIYEGPWMMQRVLKGLLRKLEDHGLNHITEAVGYGARLTP; from the coding sequence ATGGATCTTTATACAACCACCCTCCGGCCTCTGATTTTTTCCCTGCTGAAATTAGACCCTGAATGGGCGCATCATACCGCCGTGAGTAGTTTGGACTGGATAACTTGCCATGCCCAAACCCCCGCTACTCAAGCCCTGTTAGCTTATCTGGAGAACACCTGTGTCGTCACCGATCCTCGACTAGAACAAAAGCTCTGGAACTTAACCTTTCCTAACCCTTTAGGATTGGCGGCTGGTTTTGATAAAGATGGCATCGCCGCCCCGATTTGGGATAAATTTGGCTTTGGTTACGCAGAATTAGGCACTGTTACGCTCCATCCCCAACCGGGCAATCCAAGACCTCGTTTATTTCGTCTCATGGCAGATGAAGCGATTTTAAACCGTATGGGGTTTAATAATTTGGGTAGTGCAGCACTTCAGCAACGCCTCGCGACTTGGGGCAAAAATCCCCGGATTCCTTTGGGGATTAATTTGGGCAAATCAAAAATTACGCCCTTAGCTGAGGCTGCCCAGGATTATTTAGGCAGTTTCCAACAGTTACAAGATTGGGGGGATTATTTTGTGGTGAATGTGAGTTCACCCAATACACCGGGATTGCGAAGTTTACAAGATAGTGAGCAGTTGGGGTTCATTTTAGAGGTCTTGCAAGAAAAAAATCAGGGGCAAAAGCCCATTCTGGTTAAGATTGCGCCAGATTTGGATTGGGAGGCGATCGCCTCGGTGTTAGAAATCGCCCAAACCTACCAAATGGCGGGCATTATTGCCACCAATACCACCATACAACGGGACAATCTGAAAACCCAAGTTTTAGCCGCAACGGGAAACCCTGTCACAGAGGAAGCAGGGGGGATTAGCGGCAAACCTCTAACCCAACGTTCTACAGAAGTGATTCGCTTTATCTGGCGAGAAACGGGGGGAAATTTGCCCATTATTGGCGTAGGGGGAATTTTTGACGGTGAGGACGCTTGGGAAAAAATAATCGCCGGAGCTAGTTTAATTCAAATCTACACGGGCATGATTTACGAGGGGCCTTGGATGATGCAGCGAGTCCTCAAAGGGCTGTTACGAAAGCTCGAAGATCACGGATTAAACCATATTACTGAGGCCGTAGGGTATGGGGCAAGGCTGACCCCTTAA
- a CDS encoding response regulator transcription factor, translating to MPRILVIDDDPAISELVSINLEMAGYDVNLASDGVKGQALAVQLQPDLIMLDLMLPKVDGFTVCQRLRRDERTADIPVLMLTALDQTQDKVGGFNAGADDYMTKPFELEEMLARVRALLRRTDRIPQAAKHAEILNYGPLTLIPERFEAIWFNKTVKLTHLEFELLHCLLQRHGQTVSPSEILKEVWGYDPNDDIETIRVHIRHLRTKLEPDPRHPQYIKTVYGAGYCLELPSSDQVAVDANSEETV from the coding sequence ATGCCCCGAATCTTGGTCATTGACGATGATCCCGCTATTTCAGAACTTGTCTCCATTAATTTAGAAATGGCTGGCTATGATGTTAACTTAGCCAGTGATGGAGTAAAAGGTCAGGCCCTTGCCGTTCAACTGCAACCTGACTTGATTATGCTGGACTTAATGCTCCCCAAAGTTGATGGTTTTACAGTTTGTCAACGGTTGCGTCGAGACGAACGGACAGCAGATATTCCAGTCCTGATGCTCACCGCTTTAGATCAAACTCAAGATAAAGTGGGTGGATTCAATGCTGGTGCAGATGACTACATGACAAAGCCCTTTGAACTCGAAGAAATGCTAGCACGAGTGCGGGCTTTACTCCGTCGGACTGACCGTATCCCTCAAGCGGCCAAACACGCTGAAATCCTAAATTATGGACCGTTAACCCTGATTCCAGAACGGTTTGAGGCGATTTGGTTTAACAAGACCGTCAAGCTCACCCATTTGGAATTTGAATTATTACACTGTCTTCTCCAGCGTCACGGACAAACCGTATCCCCCAGTGAAATTCTCAAAGAAGTTTGGGGATATGATCCCAATGATGATATTGAAACCATTCGGGTTCATATTCGCCACTTGAGAACAAAACTAGAACCGGACCCTCGTCATCCCCAATATATTAAAACGGTGTACGGGGCTGGTTATTGTTTGGAACTACCTAGTTCTGATCAAGTCGCCGTTGACGCTAATTCTGAAGAAACGGTTTAG
- a CDS encoding putative PEP-binding protein: protein MGKFYWLEEIEPTEVNLVGEKALALSQLGRLGYPIVPGFVIPTTTLKAFLKRLGESEPLLVDLADSSLYVDVDDYQALQKLTRHIRVAISATALEVDWLEDLSQEIKKLGTPTLIIRPSVTIPQKREEHLHGVLMAQVCRNDPKALERAIKQVWADLFSAKSLFYRQRMAIARLPVHCALLVQPLWKVVASGTLTTNEQTWSIQSSWGLGQSWVRGEVDPDTYSIKANQGILTAKHLGHKTRAYEILAPSESRTNPLDVIALTEAQQNDYALDYQNLQDLIELSRRLLEEGKQHFSLEWILCSEQDKLQLYLTQFTPERTPYFRPPPMALEQSSVLVTGMPASPGRVIAPAMVIFPNQKPRPAIPPGSILVTQGLTSDWLPLLQHSIGIVLETGGMTSHGAIIARELGIPALVGATQATHQIQTGELILLDATRGEVYRYTGNSDPLEEPENPETEGHFPLVLRGNPSPRTEESDEAEHDWIGTQLWVNVSQPDLAEEVAQCRVDGVGLLRAEMMMMGLLHQQSLAQWLADPQALVDGLRQGLERFAAAFKPRPIFYRTTDWRFPEYPALGENWQGGANPLMGLRGTYHYQFHPALFEAELKALQAIQGRYGNFRVILPFVRSVAEFRYCRDRLAEIGLLRSPTFQLWIMAEVPSVLFLLGDYIEAGVQGIAIGTNDLSQLLLGVDRENPPLAQFYDQDATALKRMLQQLITQAHTYQIPCSICGQGVLEIPDFVDHLVQWGVTALSVEPHAIESTYQTLARAEKRLLLAAARVTKANGQS from the coding sequence ATGGGCAAGTTTTACTGGCTTGAGGAGATCGAGCCAACCGAGGTAAATTTAGTCGGGGAAAAAGCTCTCGCCCTGAGTCAATTGGGACGTTTGGGCTATCCTATTGTGCCGGGTTTTGTGATTCCCACTACGACGCTCAAGGCTTTTTTAAAACGTCTCGGAGAGTCAGAACCCCTGTTAGTGGATTTAGCCGATTCTTCCCTCTATGTGGATGTGGATGATTACCAAGCCTTGCAAAAATTGACCCGCCATATTCGGGTGGCTATTTCGGCCACTGCTTTAGAAGTGGATTGGTTAGAGGATTTGAGTCAGGAAATTAAGAAGTTGGGGACTCCGACGTTGATTATACGTCCCTCGGTGACGATTCCCCAAAAGCGGGAGGAACATCTACATGGGGTGTTAATGGCTCAAGTTTGCAGGAATGATCCCAAGGCTTTGGAAAGGGCGATTAAGCAAGTATGGGCGGATTTGTTCTCGGCGAAAAGTTTGTTTTATCGGCAACGAATGGCGATCGCACGTTTACCCGTTCACTGTGCCTTATTAGTCCAACCCCTCTGGAAGGTAGTGGCATCGGGCACCCTGACGACCAATGAACAAACCTGGTCTATCCAATCGAGTTGGGGACTAGGACAGAGTTGGGTACGGGGAGAAGTGGATCCCGATACCTATTCGATTAAAGCGAATCAAGGCATCTTAACCGCTAAACACCTCGGCCATAAAACCCGAGCCTACGAGATTCTAGCTCCATCTGAAAGCCGGACTAACCCCTTAGATGTGATTGCCCTCACAGAAGCCCAACAAAATGACTATGCGTTAGACTATCAAAACCTACAGGATTTAATTGAACTGTCTCGTCGTCTGCTAGAGGAGGGAAAACAGCATTTCTCCCTAGAATGGATTCTCTGTTCTGAGCAAGACAAGTTACAGCTATATTTGACTCAATTCACCCCAGAACGCACCCCCTATTTTCGCCCTCCTCCTATGGCTCTAGAACAGTCATCGGTTCTAGTGACCGGGATGCCTGCTTCTCCGGGGCGGGTGATTGCTCCGGCAATGGTCATTTTCCCCAACCAAAAACCTCGACCCGCCATTCCCCCCGGTTCTATTTTAGTAACACAGGGGTTAACCTCGGATTGGTTGCCCTTGCTTCAGCATTCCATCGGCATTGTGTTAGAAACCGGGGGAATGACCAGTCATGGGGCAATCATAGCCCGAGAATTAGGGATTCCTGCCTTGGTGGGGGCTACCCAGGCTACCCACCAAATTCAAACGGGAGAATTAATCTTGTTAGATGCCACTCGGGGTGAGGTGTATCGCTATACGGGAAACTCTGACCCTTTAGAGGAGCCGGAGAACCCAGAAACAGAGGGGCATTTTCCCCTTGTACTCCGGGGAAATCCCTCTCCACGAACTGAAGAGTCGGATGAGGCGGAACATGACTGGATTGGAACGCAATTGTGGGTGAATGTCAGTCAACCAGATTTAGCGGAAGAAGTGGCACAATGTCGGGTGGATGGGGTGGGTTTGTTGCGGGCTGAGATGATGATGATGGGGTTGCTGCATCAACAATCTTTAGCCCAGTGGTTGGCAGATCCCCAAGCCTTAGTCGATGGGCTTCGTCAAGGTTTGGAACGGTTCGCCGCCGCCTTTAAGCCCCGTCCGATTTTTTATCGCACGACGGACTGGCGTTTCCCGGAATATCCGGCTTTGGGGGAGAATTGGCAGGGGGGGGCGAATCCCTTAATGGGGTTACGGGGGACTTATCACTATCAGTTCCATCCGGCCTTGTTTGAGGCGGAATTAAAGGCATTACAAGCGATTCAGGGGCGTTATGGAAATTTTCGGGTGATTTTGCCTTTTGTGCGCAGTGTGGCGGAATTTCGGTATTGTCGCGATCGCCTCGCGGAAATAGGATTATTGCGATCGCCCACCTTCCAACTTTGGATTATGGCCGAGGTGCCTTCGGTGTTATTCCTCCTTGGGGACTATATTGAGGCCGGGGTGCAGGGTATTGCCATTGGCACCAATGACTTAAGCCAGTTATTACTAGGAGTAGACCGGGAAAACCCTCCACTGGCTCAGTTTTATGATCAAGATGCCACGGCCTTAAAACGGATGTTGCAACAGTTAATTACCCAAGCCCACACCTATCAGATTCCCTGTTCTATTTGTGGGCAAGGGGTGTTAGAAATTCCTGACTTCGTGGATCATTTGGTGCAATGGGGGGTGACAGCCCTTTCTGTAGAACCCCATGCCATTGAGTCTACCTATCAAACCCTAGCCCGGGCTGAAAAACGTTTACTCTTAGCGGCTGCCCGGGTGACTAAAGCTAATGGGCAATCTTGA
- a CDS encoding glycosyltransferase family 61 protein: MPDPVSLLHRIKRKTLNQLRSWFDRSDPEACGPTGLAKNWISYQDYCQQEGTWYLVYPSLSCYWDKNRSHNWGKLSVDFTKNLRSHIPETGVLEIPKGQVMDIQGYTLTGNDFFLPDLSYHRNRLEYAHLPSVKYPIEKIEGTCFSLMTNASNNYCHFLLDSLTRLHLFEKAGFSLDQVDWILAPKPISENAWNIFRQLGINESKCIWSERQRGIQADRLIATTHPGLQAHYPRWVVDFMQQRVKLEPSQPQRRLYIPRKTGTRKIANESELYPLLKKYGFELYNPDQEPYQPQVFHEAAIIVAPHGAALTNLVFCQPGTKLLELMSAGHLKPYFFALSQVIGLEHHYIVGATTEPLPKRRGLCKFDFTIEPSLLNKALAELVS; this comes from the coding sequence ATGCCTGATCCTGTATCACTGTTACATCGTATCAAACGAAAAACCTTGAATCAACTGCGGTCGTGGTTTGATCGATCCGATCCTGAAGCTTGTGGTCCGACGGGACTGGCGAAAAACTGGATAAGTTATCAAGATTATTGTCAACAAGAAGGGACTTGGTATCTTGTCTATCCGAGTTTGTCTTGTTACTGGGACAAAAATCGAAGTCATAACTGGGGGAAGCTGTCGGTTGATTTTACCAAAAATCTGCGATCGCACATTCCAGAAACTGGAGTCCTGGAAATTCCCAAGGGTCAGGTCATGGATATTCAGGGTTACACCCTGACAGGAAACGATTTTTTCCTCCCTGATTTATCTTACCATCGGAATCGGCTGGAGTATGCTCATTTACCCTCTGTAAAGTACCCCATTGAGAAGATTGAGGGAACTTGTTTCTCCTTGATGACCAATGCCTCGAATAATTACTGTCATTTTTTGCTAGATTCTTTGACCCGTCTGCATCTCTTTGAGAAGGCCGGATTTTCTTTAGATCAGGTCGATTGGATTTTAGCACCTAAACCGATTTCTGAAAATGCTTGGAATATTTTTCGACAACTCGGAATTAACGAATCGAAGTGTATTTGGTCTGAACGCCAACGAGGAATTCAAGCGGATCGCCTAATCGCAACAACTCACCCCGGTCTACAAGCACACTATCCCCGTTGGGTTGTAGATTTCATGCAGCAGCGCGTTAAACTAGAGCCAAGTCAGCCTCAACGTCGCTTGTACATACCGCGTAAAACTGGGACTCGTAAGATTGCCAATGAATCAGAACTTTATCCTCTGCTGAAAAAATATGGCTTTGAGTTATACAATCCTGACCAAGAACCCTATCAACCTCAAGTCTTCCATGAAGCCGCGATTATTGTTGCACCTCATGGCGCAGCCTTGACTAATCTGGTCTTTTGTCAACCGGGAACTAAGCTCTTAGAATTAATGTCGGCAGGACATTTAAAGCCGTACTTTTTCGCACTTTCTCAGGTGATCGGTTTAGAACATCACTATATTGTAGGCGCTACAACAGAGCCACTACCAAAACGTCGGGGTCTATGCAAGTTTGATTTTACAATTGAGCCGTCCTTATTAAATAAAGCTTTAGCCGAATTAGTCAGTTGA